The sequence TGCTGCGCTACGACACCCTGGTCTACGCGTTGGGCAGCGTGACGGACACGGCGGCGGTCCCGGGCGTCGAGGAGCACGCGTACGTCCTGGACAGTCCGAGCGGCGCGACCACCCTGGCGGACCGGCTGACCCGGCTCGGCACCGGCACTGTCGTCGTCGTCGGAAGCGGGTTGACCGGGGTCGAGGCGGCCGCGGAGATCGCGGAACGGCACCCGGAGGTCGCTGTCACGCTGGTGGGCCAGCAGGATCCGGGGGCGAGCATGAACCCGAAGGCCCGGGCGTACCTGCGGTCCGCGCTGACCCGCCTCGGCGTCCAGATGATCACGGGAACGGCGGTCACCAGGGTCCGGCCCGACGGGGTCGAGCTGGCCGGCGCGGAAACCGTGGCGGCCGACGTCGTCCTCTGGGCGGGAGGCACCCGGGTGGCGCCGTTGGCCGCCGCCGCCGGGTTGACCGTCGACGAACGCGGCCGTGTCGTCACCGACCCCGCGTTGCGGTCGGTGTCGCACCCCGAGGTGTACGCGATCGGCGATGCGGCCGCGATCCGGCAGGGCTACGGGATGCTGCACGGCACCTGCCAGAGCGGCATGCCGACCGGCGTGCACGCGGCGCTCTCGATCGCCCGCGTGCTGCGGGGTAGGCAACCCCGAC comes from Micromonospora vinacea and encodes:
- a CDS encoding NAD(P)/FAD-dependent oxidoreductase, which gives rise to MSTSHRQVPADTHRVLILGAGYAGMAAATQLAARTRRADVQVTVVNAQERFTERLRLHMTATGQRLAELNISELLAATGAQFVCGWVTAVDAHAKTVRVDDSRVLRYDTLVYALGSVTDTAAVPGVEEHAYVLDSPSGATTLADRLTRLGTGTVVVVGSGLTGVEAAAEIAERHPEVAVTLVGQQDPGASMNPKARAYLRSALTRLGVQMITGTAVTRVRPDGVELAGAETVAADVVLWAGGTRVAPLAAAAGLTVDERGRVVTDPALRSVSHPEVYAIGDAAAIRQGYGMLHGTCQSGMPTGVHAALSIARVLRGRQPRPFRFGYYHKPVSLGRNDAVVQFTRPDDSPRRGYLTGRVAVWYKETVTASPWPTYRRMSRLPSSGAFWPRGGRFTRLGDAR